The stretch of DNA TGGAAGGCCCTGACCGACAAGATCGGCGACAAGGTCCAGCTCGTCGGCGACGACTTCTTCGTCACCAACCCCGAGCGCCTCGCCAAGGGCATCAAGCTCGGTGCCGCCAACGCCCTGCTGGTCAAGGTCAACCAGATCGGCTCCCTGACCGAGACCCTTGAGGCCGTCGAGATGGCCCACCGCGCCGGCTACACGTCCATGACCTCCCACCGCTCCGGTGAGACCGAGGACGTCACCATCGCCGACCTGGCCGTGGCCACCAACTCCGGCCAGATCAAGACCGGCGCCCCCGCCCGCGGCGAGCGCGTCAACAAGTACAACCAGCTCCTGCGCATCGAGGAGGCCCTCGGCGACGCCGCGGTCTACGCCGGCGCCGGCGCCTTCCCCCGCTTCCAGGCCTGAGCCTGAAGGCGGCCTCCCGCCGTCGAGCAGCTGACTGACACAACGGCTCGACGACGGCGCACGCTCCCGCTCCGGGGCAGACGGGTCCTCCCGCCTGCCCCGGAGCGTTTGAGACGGTGCAGGTGGTGTGGCGCGAGATCTGTGCCGTCGCGTGGACGCACCCTGGAGCTCGCGAGCTGCTCCTGTGGCTCAGTCCTCGAGGGCTACCGTGCGTCCGCGAGGCTCTGGGGCGGTCCGGAGCGTGAGCAACGCGCCCGGTGGGGTGCGCTTCCACCGGCCCGCCAGTGAGGCAGGATGCCCGTATGACTCCGCGCCGCCCCACCTCCAGCCAGTCCGGGACGCGCCGCGTCTCCCGCGGCGCTCGGCCCCGCCAGGTCCCCACCGAGCGTGCGGCCTCCTCGCCCGGATCGGGCTCGGGCGCCTCCGAGCCCGAGGGGCTGCCGACGACGGCGCCCGAGCGGGTCCTGCCACCGCGGATCGTCACCCTGGCGGTCGTGTGCCTGCTGGCCTTCGTCGTCGTCTTCACCTCGCTGCGCGCCTACCTGTCCCAGCAGGCCCAGTACGACGCCGTCGTCGCCAAGATCAAGGAGGCCTCCGACACCTCCACCAGCCTGGAGAACGAGTTGGCCCAGTGGAAGGACGACACCTACGTGCGTGCCCAGGTGCGTGAGCGCCTCGGCTACGTCATGCCCGGGGACACCAGCTACGTCGTCGTCGGCGCCGACTCCGTCAAGCAGCCCGGCGCCAGCGGCGGAGCCACCCAGGGCTCCCAGGGCGCCCCCTGGTACCAGACGCTCAAGGAGTCCGCGCAGGCCGCCGGCCAGACCGAGGACAAGGCCGACGGGGCCTCGCAGGATGGCTCCAAGAACGACCCGGGCGGCAAGGTCCTCAACCCCACCCAGACGGGCCTGCCCACCGGCTCGCCCAGCCAGGCGCCGACGGATCCGCCCAAGACCTCGCCGAGCCCTGCCGCCACTCCGCAGACGAAGGAGACCCCGTGAGCCCGACCTCCGAGACGCAGAGGACCGAGTCGACCGATGCACCTGCCCCCGAGCAGATCAGTGAGCGAGCCAGTGAACACGCCACTGAGCAGGTGACGGAGTCGGTGACGTCGGCTGACCTCGACGCCCTGGCCGACCAGCTGGGCCGGGTACCGCGTGGCGTCGTGTCCATCGCGGCCCGCTGCGTGTGCGGGCGCCCCACCGTGGTGCGCACCGCCCCGCGCCTCGACGACGGCACCCCCTTCCCGACCAGCTACTACCTCACCCACCCGGCAGCCGTGAAGGGCTGCTCCACCCTTGAGGCCGAGCACCTCATGGAGACCTTCAACGCTGACCTGGCAGCCGACGAGGAGCTGGCCGCCGCCTACGCCGCTGCCCACGCCGACTACCTGGCCCGGCGCGCCGAGCTCGGGCAGGTCCCCGAGATCGA from Actinomyces sp. Marseille-P3109 encodes:
- a CDS encoding FtsB family cell division protein; amino-acid sequence: MTPRRPTSSQSGTRRVSRGARPRQVPTERAASSPGSGSGASEPEGLPTTAPERVLPPRIVTLAVVCLLAFVVVFTSLRAYLSQQAQYDAVVAKIKEASDTSTSLENELAQWKDDTYVRAQVRERLGYVMPGDTSYVVVGADSVKQPGASGGATQGSQGAPWYQTLKESAQAAGQTEDKADGASQDGSKNDPGGKVLNPTQTGLPTGSPSQAPTDPPKTSPSPAATPQTKETP
- a CDS encoding DUF501 domain-containing protein, with product MSERASEHATEQVTESVTSADLDALADQLGRVPRGVVSIAARCVCGRPTVVRTAPRLDDGTPFPTSYYLTHPAAVKGCSTLEAEHLMETFNADLAADEELAAAYAAAHADYLARRAELGQVPEIDGVSAGGMPTRVKCLHALLGHALAAGPGVNPIGDCTLEVLRERGLWDPERCLC